The DNA window CGAGGCCACAGACGAGCGAGCCGCTGATCGTCACCAGAGTCGACAGCCCCGCCATGGTGAAGGGATCGAGCGTCAGCACCGCCGCCGCGAGACGCGAAAGGGTCTCCTCGGGTTGCGGCACGGGGATGATGCCCTGCGTTACCGCAAAGGCGACATCGTAGCGCGCCCGCGCCCATTCGAGCAGCGGATTCCATGCCGCCTCCTGCCGCGCGACCAGCGCATCGGGACCATCCGCGCGATAGCAGAGCAGGTCGCTCTGCGCGTAGCGGGCGATGGTGGCGGCAAAGGCGGCGGGATCGGTCGCGACATGGTCTATCGCCGCATTGGCGAGACCGGTCATCGCCATCGAGGCGGGATCGACGGTGTCGCCCTGCCCGCGCCACTCATCGGCGACAGCCTCCGCCAGCGCGGGCGTCGGCAGCACCAGCAGCGCGCGGGCGGGCGTGCGGACCGGGCGGGCGTCGAGCGCGATGGACCAGCCGCCCTCTGCTTTCGTGAGGGCCACCTCCTTGTAGAAGCGCTTCATTCCGGCGGCCTCTTTCGGAACAGGGCGGCGAGCAGGCGCGGCACGATGACGAACTGGAACAGGCCGGTCAGCACCATGATCGTGCCGAACGCCTTGGCCTTCGTCCCCTGCACCCATGAGAAACGCTGCGCGATGGCGAGGAAGCCGAACATCACGATGAACGCGCCCGAGAGGCGGAACAGCGATATGGCGAAATGGCGCTGGCGCGCAACCCGGTCGGGATCGACCGGCGGCGAGGGAGGAAGATCGCTCATGCCGCGCCGATATGCGCATGCAACTGTGCGCTGTCCATCGCTACGGCCTGCGCGCCCGCTTCCACCAGTTCCGTAGGCGCGTGATAGCCCCAGCCGACGCCGATGGCGCGCGTGCCCGCCGCCAGCGCCATGGCGATGTCGAAGCTGGTGTCCCCGATCATCACCGTCGTTTCGGGTGAGGCGCCCGCGTCCGCCATGGCGGCCAGCAGCATGGAGGGATGCGGCTTCGACGGATGCCGGTCGGCGGTCTGGAGCGTCACGAAATGATGCGCGATGTCATGATGGGCGAGGCAGAGCGCAAGACCGCGATCCGACTTTCCCGTCGCAACGCCCAGCATCCAGCCCTCGTCGTCCAGCGCCACGATAAGATCGGCGATGCCGGGATAGAGCGGCTCCTGCACCCCCTCCGCCTTCCGCATCGCCTGAAAGGCGAGCTTGTAGCGATCAGCGAGATGATGGTGATAATCGTCCTCCGCGTCGGGCAGCAGCCGCGCTATGGCGTGCGGCAGCGACAGGCCGACGACCGAAAGGATCGCCAGTCGGTCGGGCGGCGGCAGATTCGCCTCCTCGAACGTGCGTGTCATTGCCGTGCAGATGCCATGCTGGCTGTCGACCAGCGTGCCGTCGCAGTCGAAAACGACAAGGCGGTTCGTCATGCCTTGCGCGCACCACCCCGCGCGCGGCGTTCGCCCTTGCGGCCCTTGCGGATCTGCTTGGCGTGCTGGCGCGCGACCTTCTTCTCATCCTCGCGCGTGGGTGTGCGGTCGATCTCGTCGTCGAGCGGCATGTCGCCCAGCGCCAGATCGAAGCCGAGGTCGGTGAGGCTGTTGGCGAAATGCGGGGGCAATTGCGCCGTCACGTCGACGCGCCCGCCGTCGGGATGATCGACGCGGATACGGCGGGCGTGGAGGTGCATCTTGCGGCTGATCGTGCCGCTCAGGAATGCGTCCTTCCCGCCATATTTACCGTCGCCCACGATGGGATGGCCGATGGCAGCCATGTGAACGCGGAGCTGATGGGTGCGGCCGGTATAGGGTTGAAGCTCGACCCAGGCCGCGCGGTTCCCGGCACGCTCGATCACGCGGTAGCGCGACCGGGCGGGCAGCCCTTCCTCCTGATCGACATGCATTTTTTCGCCGCCGGTGCCGGGCTGCTTGGCGATGGGCAGTTCGACCATGCCGTCCTCGATGCTCGGCACGCCCATCACCAGCGCCCAGTAGACCTTCCGGGCGGTGCGGCTGGAAAAGCTTTTGGCGAAATGGGCGGCGGCGCGGCTGGTGCGCGCGAGCAGCAGCGCGCCGGACGTGTCCTTGTCGAGCCGGTGGACCAGCTTCGGGCGGCTGTCGAGATCGTAGAGCAGCGCGTCGAGCAGCTTGTCGACATGCTCGTCGGTCTTCGTCCCGCCCTGCGTCGCGAGGCCGGGCGGCTTGTTAATGACGATGGCCTGCGCGTCGCGATGGATCACCATCTCCTGCGCATAGGCGATCTCTTCGGGCGTCAGGTCGATGACGCGGACGCGCTTTGGCTTTTCGGCCGCTTCCGGCTTCTGCTCGGCGGGAGGGACGCGGATGGTCTGCCCTTCGGCGATGCGGTCGCCCGGCGCGGCGCGCGCGCCGTCGACGCGCAACTGGCCGGTGCGCGACCAGCGCGAAACGAGGTTGAAGCCGACATCGGGCAGATGCCGCTGAAACCAGCGGTCGAGCCGGATGCCGTCATCGTCCGCGCCGACGCGAAACTGGCGCACGTCGAGCGATACGCCCCTGGCAGGGTTCGGCTTTGCCGGAGCGGCCTTGGGCGGAGCAGCCTTGACCGCAGCAGGCTTGGCGGCGGATTTGGTGGCGGCAGGCGCGCGGGGCTTGAAGGCAGGCTTGCCATCCTTGCGCGGGCCTGCGGGCTTGCGGCCCGGCGCGCCCTTGCGCGGCGCGCTGCCTCTGGCGGGCGGGCGGCCCTTCATGCCGCGACGCTCCGCATGACGGTGAGGCCCAGTGCCAGCGCGACGACCGCGCCGATCACCGAAGCGAGCGCATAGGCGAGCGCCAGCGTCGCCTGCCCGCGCTCGATCATCAGTATCGTTTCAAGGCTGAAGGCCGAAAAGGTCGTAAATCCGCCCAGAAGACCGACGCCCAGCAGCAGGCGCATCGGCTCGCCCGCGCCTGCTCCACCCCGCGCCAGCCATCCGGCAAGCAAGCCCATGGCGAAGCCGCCGATCAGATTGGCGGCGAAGGTGCCCCAGGGCCACGCCACGCCCGGCGCGATCTGCCCGGCGAAGCGCCCGAGCTGATAGCGCAGCGCGGCCCCCACGGCCCCGCCGCCCATCACGAGAAACAAATTGGTCATGGAAGCAGCCCCTATCGCGAATCGGCGCGGGGCGAAAGGCCGCAATCCCCCGAGGGTCAGCGGCCCCTGTCGGCGATGATGTCCACGCTGGTGCGGCCGCCCGGCGCGTCGGTGAACAGGATGAAGTAGGCCGCGCCATCCGAGCCGCGCGTTCCGCCCAGCACATGATCGCCGCCCATCACGCGATGCTGTCCGTCATAGCCCGCGCGCCGGGCGATGGTGTAATAATAGTCCATCGCCGCCTGCCGGGGCGCTGCGGTCACGAAGCTCGCCGCGCGCAGGGTGCAGCCGTCCGTTTCTGCGCCCGCCGCTTCGGTGAGTTGCGCGCCGGGATAAGCGCCGAAGGGTTCGGGCAGGCGCGTCGCCCATTGCGCGCCATAGACGAGCTTCTTCGCGCAGCCCGCATTGCCGCTGTTCCGCGCCAGCGCACCGAGCGTGACGGTCGAATCGAGAGGTTCGGCAGTGGTCGGCGCGGGCGCGGTCAGCAGCTTGCCACCCGCAGTCTTCACTGCCTGCGCCTGGGCGGCGCGCACATCCTGCGGCAGCACCGGCGCGCCTCCGGTCGGCAGCTTGGGCGTCGTGCGCACGGCATTGCGGTCGGACTGGCCGACCAGTTGCGGGTCGACGACGATGGGATCGGCCAGCGCGCCCCTGACCGCAGGGTCCGCGCTGTTGTTCGTGAGTTGCGCGTCGAGCGCCGCAAGATTGGCGTCCTTGTCGCCCTTCCCACAGGCGGAAAGCGCCAGCAAAAGGGCCACGACCGAAACAGACCGGAAAAGCGCCATCCTTCACTCCTTCGTAAACAGGCGATGAAGAACAAGCGTTAATTTTGCGTTAGGAAATTTGGTGAATCGCAGCCTTTTTGTTGAACGCCGGTCCAGTTTCACCGCACTGGCCCGCCGCGTCGGCTTGTCCTGAACCGTCGAAGGGGCCATCTACGCCGTATGTTCAACATCATGTCCATCTTCGTCGGCATCGTGACGCTGATCCTGATGATCCCGGCAGTGTTTCCGCTGCTGGGCGCGCTCAACTGGATTCTGGTGCCGATGGCGCTGTTCGGCGCATTGATCGGCCTGATCTCATCGAAGAGGAGCGGGCAGAATTTCTGCCTGCTGGTGGCCGCTTTCGGTGCTTTGCGCCTGTTTCTGGGCGGAGGCATCATCTGACCGACGCCGATGCCGAACTGCGCAGGGGACTGATCGCGGGTATCGCGGCCTATGGGCTGTGGGGTCTGTTGCCGCTGTTCTTCCGCATGCTCCACCATGTCAATCCGACCGAGATCGTGATGCAGCGCATCATCTGGTCGCTGCTGCTGATCGTGGCGATCCTCGCCGCGCGGGGCGGCCTTAAGGTGTTGGTGATTGCGCTGAGGGACCGGCGGATTGCCCTTCCGCTCGCTATTTCGGCGGCGCTGATCGCGATCAACTGGCTGACCTATGTCTGGGCTGTGCATCAGGGACAGGTGGTGGCGGCGAGCCTTGGCTATTTCCTCAATCCGCTGGTCAATGTGGCGCTGGGCGTGGTGGTGCTGAAGGAAAGGCTGCGCCAGTGGCAGGTGGCGGCGATCGCGATCGCCGCGCTGGGCGTGGCGATCCTCGCGGCGTCGGCGCTGACGACTCTGTGGATCAGCCTGACCCTCGCACTCAGCTTCGCTTTCTACGGACTGGTGCGCAAGCTGACGGTCGTGGCGCCGATGACCGGGCTGGGCGTCGAAACCGCGCTGCTCGCGCCGCCTGCCCTCGCCTATCTCGTCTGGGAAGCGGGCCATGGCGGGATGGGTTTCGGGCAGGATCTGGCGACCACCCTGCTGCTGATCGTGACGGGCGCGGTGACGACCGTGCCGCTGGTGCTGTTCGCCGTCGCGGCGCAGCGTCTGTCAATGGCCACGCTGGGGCTGCTGCAATATCTGGGGCCGACGCTCCAGTTC is part of the Sphingobium amiense genome and encodes:
- a CDS encoding ATP12 family chaperone protein; translated protein: MKRFYKEVALTKAEGGWSIALDARPVRTPARALLVLPTPALAEAVADEWRGQGDTVDPASMAMTGLANAAIDHVATDPAAFAATIARYAQSDLLCYRADGPDALVARQEAAWNPLLEWARARYDVAFAVTQGIIPVPQPEETLSRLAAAVLTLDPFTMAGLSTLVTISGSLVCGLAIVEGGHNPESIWRAAEIDEAWQVEQWGEDAEATARSARRYADFATAAAFCALCRNRND
- a CDS encoding HAD-IA family hydrolase; amino-acid sequence: MTNRLVVFDCDGTLVDSQHGICTAMTRTFEEANLPPPDRLAILSVVGLSLPHAIARLLPDAEDDYHHHLADRYKLAFQAMRKAEGVQEPLYPGIADLIVALDDEGWMLGVATGKSDRGLALCLAHHDIAHHFVTLQTADRHPSKPHPSMLLAAMADAGASPETTVMIGDTSFDIAMALAAGTRAIGVGWGYHAPTELVEAGAQAVAMDSAQLHAHIGAA
- a CDS encoding RluA family pseudouridine synthase; its protein translation is MKGRPPARGSAPRKGAPGRKPAGPRKDGKPAFKPRAPAATKSAAKPAAVKAAPPKAAPAKPNPARGVSLDVRQFRVGADDDGIRLDRWFQRHLPDVGFNLVSRWSRTGQLRVDGARAAPGDRIAEGQTIRVPPAEQKPEAAEKPKRVRVIDLTPEEIAYAQEMVIHRDAQAIVINKPPGLATQGGTKTDEHVDKLLDALLYDLDSRPKLVHRLDKDTSGALLLARTSRAAAHFAKSFSSRTARKVYWALVMGVPSIEDGMVELPIAKQPGTGGEKMHVDQEEGLPARSRYRVIERAGNRAAWVELQPYTGRTHQLRVHMAAIGHPIVGDGKYGGKDAFLSGTISRKMHLHARRIRVDHPDGGRVDVTAQLPPHFANSLTDLGFDLALGDMPLDDEIDRTPTREDEKKVARQHAKQIRKGRKGERRARGGARKA
- the crcB gene encoding fluoride efflux transporter CrcB produces the protein MTNLFLVMGGGAVGAALRYQLGRFAGQIAPGVAWPWGTFAANLIGGFAMGLLAGWLARGGAGAGEPMRLLLGVGLLGGFTTFSAFSLETILMIERGQATLALAYALASVIGAVVALALGLTVMRSVAA
- the rarD gene encoding EamA family transporter RarD, producing the protein MTDADAELRRGLIAGIAAYGLWGLLPLFFRMLHHVNPTEIVMQRIIWSLLLIVAILAARGGLKVLVIALRDRRIALPLAISAALIAINWLTYVWAVHQGQVVAASLGYFLNPLVNVALGVVVLKERLRQWQVAAIAIAALGVAILAASALTTLWISLTLALSFAFYGLVRKLTVVAPMTGLGVETALLAPPALAYLVWEAGHGGMGFGQDLATTLLLIVTGAVTTVPLVLFAVAAQRLSMATLGLLQYLGPTLQFLCGVLLFGEKLSTGQMVSFGLIWVGLVFFASDGIAVARRSRTARA